The Chitinophaga sp. H8 genome contains a region encoding:
- a CDS encoding NUDIX hydrolase, with amino-acid sequence MFNVRVYGILFNAQNQVLVSDEYIRGGYYTKFPGGGLEFGEGTLECIKREWVEELNQQVEVVEHIYTTDFFQISAFDNESQIISIYYLVKAVGPFIAPVLSKPFDFVVPAGVDEVEAARWIDWDLFSSESVTLPIDKVVADLVKQKYNPVLIASS; translated from the coding sequence ATGTTTAACGTAAGGGTGTACGGCATCTTATTTAATGCACAAAACCAGGTGCTGGTAAGTGATGAATATATTCGTGGGGGCTACTACACTAAATTCCCCGGCGGCGGCCTCGAGTTTGGAGAAGGCACCCTGGAATGTATCAAGCGGGAATGGGTGGAAGAATTAAACCAGCAGGTAGAAGTAGTAGAGCATATTTACACCACGGATTTCTTCCAGATCTCCGCTTTTGATAATGAATCCCAGATCATCTCTATTTATTACCTGGTAAAAGCGGTAGGTCCCTTTATCGCCCCTGTGCTCAGCAAACCATTCGATTTTGTAGTGCCGGCAGGCGTGGATGAGGTAGAAGCTGCCAGGTGGATAGACTGGGATCTCTTTTCTTCTGAAAGCGTTACCCTCCCCATCGATAAAGTAGTGGCCGATCTCGTAAAACAGAAATATAATCCTGTACTGATCGCCTCTTCCTAA
- a CDS encoding magnesium transporter CorA family protein yields the protein MIQYFKNIDSRTVEIKEPENGAWVNITPPLKQAEFEQLSEELDIPLDFLTDSMDIDEKSRFELEDNVKLIVIKTPTENNSINESDAYYITIPIVIILTHNQILTVNSFNNAAIKKFLNTFHNRSPEKRNMMVLKVFEKVVMNFLDYLKEINQRRNVLEQKLYDSNRNEELLYLMRIQKSLVYFLTALRSNELLLMKIERTNFLGLNEDEKEFLRDLIVDTSQALEMANVYTNILSSTMDAYASIISNNVNQVMKRLTSITIVLTFPVLVASIYGMNVDIPYQHTEHAFYIPLILSIIIPLIMSWYFMKKKWF from the coding sequence ATGATCCAATACTTTAAAAATATAGACTCCCGTACGGTAGAGATCAAAGAGCCGGAAAACGGTGCCTGGGTAAATATTACCCCGCCACTGAAACAAGCTGAGTTTGAACAGCTGTCTGAAGAACTGGATATTCCGCTCGACTTCCTCACCGACTCCATGGATATTGATGAAAAATCACGCTTTGAGCTGGAAGACAACGTAAAGCTGATTGTTATCAAAACCCCCACGGAAAACAACTCTATCAACGAAAGTGATGCCTACTACATCACCATTCCAATTGTGATCATTCTTACCCACAACCAGATATTAACGGTCAACTCATTTAATAACGCGGCCATAAAAAAATTCCTGAACACCTTCCATAACCGTAGCCCTGAAAAACGGAATATGATGGTGCTCAAGGTGTTTGAAAAAGTGGTAATGAACTTCCTCGATTACCTGAAGGAAATCAACCAGCGCAGGAATGTCCTGGAACAAAAACTATACGATTCCAACCGGAACGAGGAATTACTCTACCTCATGCGTATCCAGAAAAGCCTGGTATATTTCTTAACGGCTCTACGCAGCAATGAACTGCTGTTGATGAAAATAGAACGCACCAACTTCCTGGGCCTCAATGAAGATGAAAAGGAATTTCTCCGGGATCTGATCGTAGATACTTCCCAGGCGCTGGAAATGGCCAACGTATATACCAACATCCTGAGCAGTACCATGGACGCATATGCCAGTATCATCTCCAATAATGTGAACCAGGTGATGAAACGGCTTACCTCTATTACCATTGTACTTACCTTTCCGGTATTGGTGGCCAGTATTTACGGGATGAACGTGGATATTCCTTACCAGCATACCGAACACGCTTTTTATATCCCGTTGATCCTGTCTATCATTATCCCCTTGATCATGAGCTGGTATTTCATGAAAAAGAAATGGTTCTGA
- the dapF gene encoding diaminopimelate epimerase — MTNIHFYKYQGTGNDFVIMDNRNGRYNELTDAQVKQLCDRRFGIGADGLMLLNQREGYDFEMKYYNADGRESSMCGNGGRCLVAFARKMGLEQEHLSFIAVDGPHEATLKGADWVNLKMQDVNWVENGPLHFYLNTGSPHFVKYVNDVQAIDVYTEGKEIRYNERFAAEGTNVNFVQEMDKGIFVRTYERGVEDETYSCGTGVTAAALTFANGENKEYVIPVQTLGGQLEVRFTKTGERSYSDIWLCGPATLVFEGDINI, encoded by the coding sequence ATGACGAATATCCACTTCTATAAATACCAGGGAACCGGCAATGATTTTGTGATCATGGACAACCGTAATGGCCGGTATAACGAGCTTACCGATGCACAGGTAAAACAGCTGTGCGACCGGCGCTTTGGCATTGGTGCCGATGGCCTGATGCTGCTGAACCAACGGGAAGGTTATGATTTTGAAATGAAATATTATAATGCCGATGGCAGGGAAAGCAGCATGTGCGGCAATGGTGGCCGCTGCCTGGTGGCTTTTGCCCGTAAAATGGGCCTGGAACAGGAGCATTTATCTTTCATTGCCGTAGATGGCCCCCATGAAGCTACCCTGAAGGGTGCCGACTGGGTAAACCTTAAAATGCAGGACGTAAACTGGGTAGAAAATGGCCCCCTGCACTTTTACCTGAATACCGGCTCCCCACATTTTGTTAAATATGTAAACGATGTGCAGGCAATAGACGTATATACTGAAGGAAAAGAAATCCGGTATAACGAAAGGTTTGCTGCAGAAGGTACCAACGTGAACTTTGTACAGGAAATGGATAAAGGCATCTTTGTCCGGACCTATGAGCGTGGCGTGGAAGATGAAACCTACTCCTGCGGTACCGGCGTTACGGCAGCGGCCCTTACTTTTGCAAACGGCGAAAACAAGGAATACGTGATCCCCGTACAAACCCTGGGCGGACAACTGGAAGTACGCTTTACCAAAACCGGTGAACGCTCCTACTCAGATATATGGTTGTGCGGCCCCGCTACACTGGTATTTGAAGGCGATATCAACATTTAA
- a CDS encoding nucleoside phosphorylase, translating to MSTRIAESELILNSRGAVYHLDVRPEELAPVVITVGDPDRVANVSKHFDKLEHTFQHREFVTHTGYLGKKRISVVSTGIGTDNIDIVLNELDALVNIDFHSRTIKPTLTSLQIIRLGTAGALQEHIAVDSFVVSSHGLGLDNLLPYYQFENTPAEKQLLQAIREQVVLQPGSVHPYLIAAGEIKQHFTEGFHTGITVTCPGFYGPQGRVLRGALSHPHLIEHLTAFKQGDHYFSNFEMETSGIYGMGRILGHQCLSISAIVANRVRQEFSKDGAAAVEQLITKALGIIAGI from the coding sequence ATGAGTACACGTATTGCTGAGTCAGAATTAATTTTAAACAGCCGCGGTGCAGTATACCACCTGGATGTAAGACCAGAAGAACTGGCACCTGTTGTGATTACCGTGGGCGATCCGGACCGTGTGGCCAATGTGAGCAAACACTTTGACAAACTGGAACATACCTTCCAGCACCGCGAATTTGTAACCCATACCGGCTACCTGGGTAAAAAACGCATCTCTGTTGTTTCTACGGGTATTGGTACCGATAATATCGATATCGTACTCAATGAACTGGATGCACTTGTCAATATCGATTTTCACTCCCGTACCATAAAACCTACCCTTACCAGCCTGCAGATTATCCGTCTGGGTACTGCGGGGGCATTGCAGGAACATATTGCGGTAGACAGCTTTGTGGTTTCTTCCCATGGCCTTGGCCTGGATAATCTCCTGCCCTACTATCAGTTTGAAAATACCCCTGCAGAAAAACAATTGTTGCAGGCTATCCGCGAACAGGTAGTGCTGCAACCTGGTAGTGTTCATCCCTACCTCATTGCTGCCGGCGAAATAAAACAACATTTTACCGAAGGATTTCACACAGGCATTACTGTTACCTGCCCGGGATTTTATGGTCCGCAAGGCCGAGTGCTCAGAGGCGCCCTCTCCCATCCGCACCTGATAGAACACCTGACCGCTTTTAAACAAGGTGATCACTACTTTTCCAATTTTGAAATGGAAACTTCCGGTATCTACGGCATGGGGCGCATATTAGGGCATCAATGCCTTTCTATCAGCGCTATTGTGGCCAACCGGGTACGGCAGGAATTCAGCAAGGATGGTGCAGCGGCGGTAGAGCAACTGATCACCAAAGCACTGGGCATCATTGCAGGGATCTGA
- a CDS encoding GNAT family N-acetyltransferase, with product MLEIIKVTANETAALEQVKSLLREYVSWLNLDLSFQGFEEEMASLPAPYVAPEGVLFLAKVDGQPAGCVAVRSFDNTTAEMKRLFVRDAYKKHGVGKALASEAIAAAAELGYKRMLLDTLAHMRPAIDLYTGLGFQPIAAYYDNPISNAVYLSLTLDNANEVK from the coding sequence ATGCTGGAAATTATAAAGGTGACAGCCAACGAAACAGCAGCCCTGGAGCAAGTAAAGTCTCTTTTGAGAGAGTACGTGAGCTGGTTAAATCTAGATCTTAGCTTCCAGGGATTTGAAGAGGAAATGGCCTCCCTGCCAGCTCCTTACGTAGCCCCCGAAGGCGTGTTGTTTCTGGCAAAAGTAGACGGTCAGCCTGCGGGATGTGTAGCAGTACGTTCATTTGACAATACCACTGCAGAAATGAAGCGGTTGTTTGTACGTGATGCATATAAAAAACATGGAGTAGGCAAAGCGTTGGCCAGTGAAGCGATCGCAGCGGCGGCAGAGCTGGGATATAAAAGAATGCTGCTGGATACATTGGCCCATATGCGCCCCGCAATTGACCTGTATACCGGTCTTGGATTTCAACCCATTGCAGCTTATTACGATAACCCCATCAGCAATGCAGTATATCTGTCGCTGACACTGGATAATGCCAATGAGGTGAAATAA